A window of the Hordeum vulgare subsp. vulgare chromosome 5H, MorexV3_pseudomolecules_assembly, whole genome shotgun sequence genome harbors these coding sequences:
- the LOC123396094 gene encoding major pollen allergen Cor a 1 isoforms 5, 6, 11 and 16-like isoform X2: MVAGCVITEQCALTVSTERLWKVVFSGEDTAALPKACAGFIDVVDVEGDGGPGSVFTMTLSPAAAELSGSGVMKSRVVARDNAARVFKTEVLEGDKVSGQLNSQAVEMKLEAAGDGACVAKLRVEYERLDGGGALSAEDEAALAAGYLDLLKMVEAYLVAHPAEYA, encoded by the exons ATGGTCGCCGGCTGTGTCATCACCGAGCAGTGTGCCCTGACGGTGTCGACAGAGCGGCTGTGGAAGGTGGTCTTCTCCGGCGAGGACACGGCCGCCCTGCCCAAGGCCTGCGCGGGCTTCATCGACGTTGTGGACGTCGAG GGCGACGGCGGACCCGGCAGCGTCTTCACCATGACGCTCagcccggcggcggcggagctgtcAGGCTCGGGCGTGATGAAGAGCCGCGTGGTGGCGCGCGACAACGCGGCCAGGGTGTTCAAGACAGAGGTGCTGGAGGGCGACAAGGTAAGTGGTCAGCTCAACTCACAGGCGGTCGAGATGAAGCTCGAGGCGGCCGGGGATGGTGCTTGCGTGGCGAAGCTCAGGGTAGAGTACGAGAGGCTGGACGGCGGCGGGGCGCTGTCGGCGGAGGACGAGGCGGCGCTCGCCGCCGGATACCTCGACCTGCTCAAGATGGTCGAGGCATACCTGGTCGCCCACCCTGCCGAGTATGCCTAA
- the LOC123396094 gene encoding stress-induced protein SAM22-like isoform X1, translating to MVAGCVITEQCALTVSTERLWKVVFSGEDTAALPKACAGFIDVVDVEGDGGPGSVFTMTLSPAAAELSGSGVMRSRVMARDNAARVFKTEILEGGKVSGQLKSQVVEMKLEAAGDGACVAKLRVEYERLDGGGALSAEDQAALAAGYLDQLKMVEAYLVAHPAEYV from the coding sequence ATGGTCGCCGGCTGTGTCATCACCGAGCAGTGTGCCCTGACGGTGTCGACAGAGCGGCTGTGGAAGGTGGTCTTCTCCGGCGAGGACACGGCCGCCCTGCCCAAGGCCTGCGCGGGCTTCATCGACGTTGTGGACGTCGAGGGCGACGGCGGACCCGGCAGCGTCTTCACCATGACGCTCagcccggcggcggcggagctgtcAGGCTCGGGCGTGATGAGGAGCCGCGTGATGGCCCGCGACAACGCGGCTAGGGTGTTCAAGACGGAGATACTGGAGGGCGGCAAGGTGAGCGGCCAGCTCAAGTCGCAGGTTGTCGAGATGAAGCTTGAGGCGGCCGGGGACGGTGCTTGTGTGGCGAAGCTCAGGGTGGAGTACGAGAGGCTCGACGGCGGCGGGGCGCTGTCGGCGGAGGACCAGGCGGCGCTCGCCGCCGGGTACCTCGACCAGCTCAAGATGGTCGAGGCATACCTGGTCGCCCACCCTGCCGAGTACGTCTAA